Proteins from a single region of Sebastes umbrosus isolate fSebUmb1 chromosome 8, fSebUmb1.pri, whole genome shotgun sequence:
- the zgc:64051 gene encoding leukocyte surface antigen CD53, which produces MNRSCVNCLKSMVVTLNFLCWLCGAFVVGLGEFQMIHSNFASLMPTFWPIYPANTLVITGTIVTCVCYLGVLGGMKENRCMLISFFVLLFILMLVELAMACVFLFYSRELGFFENDMMRSLEIYRQSSPESNTTLKDDLDAVQNLLKCCGVHGVADWKGDVPISCCSDDPCNTLLQTNWQEGCLVKLRDWYSSNYRSTGAGVATMFITQFICLSITIPLFCHFSRHGLGYQ; this is translated from the exons ATGAATCGCTCCTGTGTCAACTGCTTGAAATCTATGGTGGTAACTCTCAACTTCCTGTGCTGG CTGTGCGGTGCATTTGTGGTGGGGTTGGGGGAGTTCCAGATGATTCACTCCAATTTTGCCTCCCTCATGCCCACCTTCTGGCCCATCTACCCCGCCAACACTCTGGTGATCACCGGTACCATCGTTACCTGCGTGTGTTATCTGGGAGTGTTGGGAGGCATGAAGGAGAACCGCTGCATGCTCATCAGT TTTTTCGTCCTGCTGTTCATCCTGATGCTGGTGGAGCTGGCCATGGCCTGTGTGTTCCTGTTCTACAGTAGAGAG CTTGGTTTCTTTGAAAACGACATGATGCGAAGCTTGGAGATCTACAGACAGTCCAGTCCGGAAAGCAACACAACCCTCAAAGATGACCTTGATGCTGTCCAAAACCTG ctTAAGTGCTGTGGAGTTCATGGTGTGGCAGACTGGAAGGGTGACGTCCCAATCTCCTGTTGTAGCGATGACCCCTGTAACACCCTCCTCCAAACCAACTGGCAAGAG GGTTGTCTGGTGAAACTGAGGGACTGGTATTCCAGCAACTATCGTAGCACAGGTGCAGGCGTTGCCACGATGTTTATCACACAG tttatttgtctgtcTATCACCATCCCTCTCTTTTGCCACTTCAGTCGGCATGGACTGGGTTACCAGTGA